DNA from Oncorhynchus masou masou isolate Uvic2021 chromosome 5, UVic_Omas_1.1, whole genome shotgun sequence:
cctacacacagacgctttcaggaaaaactgcgcatttggtatgtaactgagagtctcctcattgaaaacatccgaagctcttcaaaggtaaatgattttatttatttggttatctggtttttgtgaaaatgttgcgtgctaaatgctactcaaaatgctaagctagcttagcatactcttacacaaattagtcaattgctatggttcaaaagcatattttgacaatctgaatgacagtgttgttaagaaaaggctaagcttgagagcaggcgcattattttcattttatttgcgattttcagaaatcgttaacgttgcgttatgctaatgagcctgaggctttagtcacgatcccggatccgggatggggagtttcaagaggttttaagttcctcggcatacacatcacagacaaactgaattggtccactcacacagacagcatcgtgaagaaggcgcagcagcgcctcttcaacctcaggaggctgaaaaaattcggcttgtcaccaaaagcactcacaaacttctacagatgcacaatcgagagcatcctggcgggctgtatcaccgcctggtacggcaactgctccgccctcaactgtaaggctctccagagggtagtgaggtctgcacaacgcatcaccgggggcaaactacctgccctccaggacacctacaccacccgatgtcacaggaaggccataaagatcatcaaggacaacaaccacccgagccactgcctgttcaccccgttatcatccagaaggcgaggtcagtagaggtgcatcaaagctgggaccgagagactgaaaaacagcttctatctcaaggccatcagactgttaaacagccaccactaacattgagtggctgctgccaacacactgacactgactcaactccagccactttaataatgggaattgaatgggaaatgatgtaaatatatcactagccactttaaacaatgctaccttatataatgttacttaccctacattattcatctcatatgcatacgtatatactgtactctatatcatcgactgcatccttatgtaatacatgtatcactagccactttaactatgccactttgtttacatactcatctcatatgtatatactgtactcgataccatctactgtatcttgcctatgctgctctgtaccatcactcattcatatatccttatgtacatattctttatccccttacactgtgtataagacatttacattacatttataagacagtagtttaggaattgttagttagattacttgttggttattactgcattgtcggaactagaagcacaagcatttcgctacactcgcattaacatctgctaaccatgtgtatgtgacaaataaatttgatttggaatACAAATGGTACAGAGATAAATAGTCAACGCATCATAATTCCTACAATAACTAcagcctaaaacttcttaactgagaatattgaagactcctgttaaaaaggaaccaccagttttcatatgttctcatgttctgagcaaagaactgaaacgttagcttttcaCATGGCAcgtttactttcttctccaacaccgTGTTTTTGcaatatttaaaccaaatttaacatgtttcattatttatttgagactaaatagattttatttatgtattatattaagttaaaataaacgtattcatttaaaaacatttacattttttattccaggccgtcattgtaaataagaatttgttcttcactgacttgcctagttaaataaaggttgaataaaaaaaTAAGATTGTGTTAAaaatcttttcttttttttacatagtcgacttacacacagctctgacacacacacttaccccaccagacatgccaccgggggtcttttcacagtccccaaatacAGAACAAATTCATGAAAGCTTACTGTAtcatttggcagacactcttatccatagcaacttacagtagtgagtgcatacattttcatagtgAAAATTATGAAATGAAGTTTAATCATAAGATACTAACAAAATAGATCAGTGATTGGATCAGTGCAACTTTCTGAAAagttttgacttgaggttattatttataggggtgccaggtaggttgtgcctaccagagaaaacattggtttctccttttggtttgggagggaatgagtcccatctggtccatcaagtctacaccaatacaaaggacttatgtaaaagtcaggatggaaataaacttttcataaacccttaaaacattggaaagaacttcaaaaacaactgtattcttttgcgtgggttgtattagcaacatcaatgattacacacatataataatataacacaATGAGTTCTGATTCCTCCAGAAATGTTCTGTACCTCGGGCCTAAAAAGAGTCCAGTCCTGTTCAGGGAACTCCAGTGACCTTTgtcacgcaatgtttgtccgttcattcaagtgtagcgtaaacccagtattaatcatacaatcaatgtaacaattattttaccacagaactttaaagcgtatcaactcttactaagtcctcaactacaactaactacataaatcatcacAGTATACATCACATCAAAACAAATTAAATATAGTATACAAAAAGGTtgtagtcagtcggtcagtcagacaatccaatccACCAACtgagaaaggccacgaagaacggAGAGGTGTAGTCTGATCCTGGGTGAACTCTATTAGGctacaaaacacacatttaaagGCAACAAAACAAACGGAATAGAGAGGCTTCGGaactgagggttgaacacatcctcattcacgtctccatcacaaCCCCACTTTTGCGCAGCGGATGCTTGGTCTACACTCTGTGCAGCTGTTAGAGATAATGCAAATGATAACCGTCTTCTGGTAGAGGGAAAGACTCCCAAAAACCTCCTCTATTAAACGTTAACTACAAAGTAGCTTATGCCGACCTGGCAGAATGATAgagattatttgcatcaatccagtggtcATTTGTTTTGAAAACTCTGCACAATCACAGAagcactacagaaacactgctaaccaaacaacagtgcaaggtggctgtactacagaaacactgctaaccaaacaacagtgctaggtggctgtactacagaaaaactgctaaccaaacaacagtgctaggtggctgtactacagaaacactgctaatcaaACAACAGCGCTAGGtggctgtactacagaaacactgctaaccaaacaacagcgctaggtggctgtactacagaaacactgctaaccaaacaacagtctCTGGCTGGTGAACACTTGTATTAAAGGGAACTACACAACCCCcccacaaaacaaaaacagaatcaGGCAAAAAAAATAAAGTGATTTTATAGGGACCTAATAATAACTTGATTACCATGAACACACCGGCCTGCATAATAATATTACAACACCCAAGCCATGACATTTATAACATACCTGTTCCCTCTCCTTCTTGGGCTCCTTACAGTCTCTGGAGATGTGTCCTCCACGACCACAGTTATAGCACGCTGCGGAAACACAGAACAGTTATAGCACGCTGCAGAAACACAGAACAGTTATAGCACGCTGGGAGAGAACTAACACATACAGGAACATCTCACTAACCCAACATCAGACTAATAGTCAAACTTCTAAATTGGTGTGATGTACACACAAATGTGGTCAACATTTTTCTAAGCTGGAGACGTCCTCACCATCCTcagtcctctcacagtccctGGCGACGTGTCCAGGCTCGCCACAGCGATAGCAGAACAGATCTGAGGAACAGGAAGAACATGTTTATTGGAAAATCACATCATTGCTTTGCTAGACATGTGGCAATGGGAATTGACTTAGAAGTTGGCACACAGGCTCAGTGCTGCCCAGGGCCAAGTTAGCACACAGGCTCAGTGCTGCCCAGGGCCAAGTTAGCACACAGGCTCAGTGCTGCCCAGGGCCAAGTTAGCACACAGGCTCAGTGCTGCCCAGGGCCAAGTTAGCACACAGGCCATGCACTGGAACACCAAACAGGATAATTGTTTTTGAAACTGAGTTACATGGGAAGGTGCACCTGGAACACCAAACAGGATAATTGTTTTTGAAACTGAGTTACATGGGAAGGTTGAATATTACCTGAACGTTAATTTACAGTTTAAAAGCATTTTTACGAAACTTTGCCTTTTCATTTATCCTTTAACGTAGTCAGTTCCGTTCCCCGTCTATTGATTACCACCCTGTAATGTAGTCAGTTCCGTTCCCTGTCTATTGATCACTACCCTGTAATGTAGTCAGTTCCGTTCCCCGTCTATTGATCACTACCCTGTAATGTAGTCAGTTCCGTTCCCCGTCTATTGATCACCACCCTGTAATGTAATTCAGTTCTGTTCTGTGTCTATTGATCACCACCCTGTAATGTAGTCAGTTCTGTTCCCCGTCTATTGATCACCACCCTGTAATGTAATTCAGTTCTGTTCTGTGTCTATTGATCACCACCCTGTAATGTAATTCAGTTCTGTTCTGTGTCTATTGATCACCACCCTGTAATGTAGTCAGTTCTGTTCCCCGTCTATTGATCACCACCCTGTAATGTAATTCAGTTCTGTTCTGTGTCTATTGATCACCACCCTGTAATGTAGTCAGTACCTTTCCCCGTCTATTGATCACCACCCTGTAATGTAGTCAGTTCCGTTCCCCGTCTATTGATCACCACCCTGTAATGTAATTCAGTTCTGTTCCCCGTCTATTGATCACTACCCTGTAATGTAGTCAGTTCCGTTCCCCGTCTATTGATCACCACCCTGTAATGTAGTCAGTTCCGTTCCCCGTCTATTGATCACCACCCTGTAATGTAGTCAGTACCTTTCCCCGTCTATTGATCACCACCCTTTAACGTAGTCAGTTCCGTTCCCCGTCTATTGATCACTACCCTGTAATGTAGTCAGTTCCGTTCCCCGTCTATTGATCACCACCCTGTAATGTAGTCAGTTCCGTTCCCCGTCTATTGATCACCACCCTGTAATGTAGTCAGTTCCGTTCCCCGTCTATTGATCACCACCCTGTAATGTAATTCAGTTCTGTTCTGTGTCTATTGATCACCACCCTGTAATGTAGTCAGTTCCGTTCCCCGTCTATTGATCACCACCCTGTAATGTAGTCAGTACCTTTCCCCGTCTATTGATCACCACCCTGTAATGTAGTCAGTACCTTTCCCCGTCTATTGATCACCACCCTGTAATGTAGTCAGTACCTTTCCCCGTCTATTGATCACCACCCTGTAATGTAGTCAGTACCTTTCCCCGTCTATTGATCACTACCCTGTAATGTAGTCAGTACCTTTCCCCGTCTATTGATCACCACCCTGTAATGTAGTCAGTACCTTACCTTTCCCCCTCCCGCGGCCCTTGCCTCGTCCCCGCCCGGCATTCGGACAGTTCTTGAGCCAGTGGCCGGTACGTCCGCATCCAAAACAGTCATTACTACTCATCTCCACTAGTTCCTAcaacctggggagagagacagacacatacagtcaGCCCTAATACAGCCAGACAGTCTAGGGCTGTCCCCGATTTAAACAAAATCTTGGTAGACCGAAAGTCATCTGTTCTTCGACCAATTGATTTCTCTAAATATTTCAACATGTAATTTTTTCATATTTAGACACATCCGGTgtttgaataaaatcaactatgTGCATTGAGCtggtctgatgctttaagcttaAGGTTTGATGCATCAAGAGGGTGCCAGAGATCTATATAAAGAGAAGAGAAAACCCTTAACCTGACCCAACCATTCTCCTCCCGCTCCTGCTtcatgacaatgattttgagatataAAGACGTTCTAATAAATTAAACCGTTTCATGAAAATTTGCAtttgaaaaccataactggcaggcagatcggtagaaatggtacGATAAATTGTCATTCCACATGAGAAAGGTTGACGACCCCTAGAGTAATGGCAGAATCAGGAGACAAgttgaaaatctgtctttctacccctgaacaaggcagttaacccaccgttcgttcctaggccgtcattgaaaataagaatgtgttcttaactgacttgcctagttaaataaaggcatgatttttttattttttttttattattaaaaatataaaaaatattttaaaaatacagatttcctattgttatgaaaacttgaaaatcggccctaattaatcgtccattccgattaatcggccgacctctaatcTGAATTCACTCAATGTGCCAAAGAAAGGGACCGGGGCACAATCGATTTGAACAGATGGACAAAGTGGATTCCTTCAAGATGAAGCTTACCATTTGGGAAAATCATGTTTCTAACAGGAGGATTGACATGTTTCCCAAAGCTGATTTCGAGATTGATCAACAAAGTGCATGGCGACACACTGAAAAAACCTGTAAAatctctacaggatcggtgggtccAACGCattaccaggggcaaactacctgccttccatgacacctacagcacctgatgtcacaggaaggccaaaaagattatcAAAGACAAAaaccaccagagccactgcctgttcacacctctatcacccagaaggcgaggtcagtacaggtgcattaaagctgggaccgagagactgaaaaacagcttctttctcaaggccaGTTTCAGAGGgcctgctaaacagccatcactaactacACTAACTCAAGAGAGGCtactgcctacattgagacccaatcactggccacttgaaTAAATTGATCACTcgtcactttatacaatgcaactctaaataatgccactttaatcatgtttacatatctgtttacatatctcacattacTCATACCACATGTATATAGTTATTTTAtatattgcatcttgcctatgccgctcagccatcactcatccatatacttatatggacatattctcattcaccccttttagatgtgtgtattaggttgttgttgttgttgttgaattgttagattactttatccatattactgcactgtcggaactagaagcacaagcatttagctacacacacattaacatctgctaactgtgtatgtgacaaataaaatttgatttgaagtgaagCAGCCCAAGCAGACTGCAATATGACATTACAAAATGGAATCAATAGTACATAATATTGGGCCTCGACTCAATTGTCATTTTCAATTTTGGGTCCCTAGGCAAAATCAGTTGAGAACCACTGTACTAGGCGATGTCATACTCCATCAACATTGCCTCCATACCTGTTAAAAAGGAAGGTAAATATTTAGGAATTGTTATCACTAAAAATGTTTCACATAGAGGACCTTTAAACATCAAATCATAGGATTAATTCCATGAGAGTTTCATTGATATCTCAATTATGGGTTGTATTCTTTTGTCCAAGACAGATGGTTTATCTAGAAGCATTTACTGGTACCCAAATcagtccctctttctttcttctatta
Protein-coding regions in this window:
- the cnbpb gene encoding CCHC-type zinc finger, nucleic acid binding protein b isoform X2, with the protein product MSSNDCFGCGRTGHWLKNCPNAGRGRGKGRGRGKDLFCYRCGEPGHVARDCERTEDACYNCGRGGHISRDCKEPKKEREQVCYNCGKAGHVARDCDHANEQKCYSCGGFGHIQKGCDKVKCYSPSNLELHTSSLEFPKQRKKKD